In Sediminispirochaeta bajacaliforniensis DSM 16054, the DNA window CGGAGGACTTGAAATGAGCAGCAGTGATGAACGAATAATAACGATCAACGGGGTGGTTCGCAGTGTTGCCGAGGCCGATCTCGATCTCAGCCTTTTAGAGTATCTTCGGGAACGGCTTGACCTTACCGGAGTCAAAAACGGCTGTGGAGTCGGGGCCTGTGGGGCCTGTACCGTAGTAATCGACGGCCAGGGAAAACGCAGCTGCCGTACCAAGCTTTCGTCGGTCTTGGGAAAGAATGTAATCACTGTCGAGGGGCTTGAAGGGCCGGACGGAAGCCTTCATCCGATCCAGCAGTCCTTTATCGACTGCGGTGCAATCCAGTGTGGTTTCTGTACGCCGGGTATGGTGATGAGTGCCTATGCGCTTTTACTCCGGGAGAAACGGCCGAGCCGGGATAGAATTCGCAAGGCAATGAGCGGAAACCTCTGCCGCTGCACCGGCTACCAGCAGATCATCGATGCGGTGGAGATGGCCGCAAAACGAATGTACCCGGGAGGGCTGTAGGTTCCCTCTTCGGGCACATTCCTTTTTTGTCTTACGCTTCTTCGAAAAGCCAGGTGGAAAGGTAGCGCTCGCCGGTGTCGGGCAACAGTGCCACAATCAGCTTTCCCGCATGTTCCTTCTCATCGGCAAGTCTCGCTGCCGCTGCCGCAGCAGCCCCTGAGCTGATACCAACCAAAAGTCCTGCCTTTTTTGCAAGCAGCCTGGCACTCTTTCCTGCCTCCTCATCGGAGATGGTGATGATCCTGTCTATGACCGACATATCCACCACCGAGGGAACGAAGCCTGCCCCGATGCCCTGAATTTTATGCGGGCCTGCACTTCCTCCGGAAAGAACCGGAGAGCCTTCGGGTTCCACGGCGACAACGGATATTTTCGGATTCTTTGCCTTAAGGGCGCTTCCCGTACCGGTAACAGTTCCTCCGGTTCCAACTCCGGCGACAAAGAGATCGACCTTGCCGTCGGTATCGCGCCATATCTCCTGGGCGGTGGTCCTTCGATGTGCCTCCGGGTTGGCCGGGTTATCGAACTGCCCCGGAATAAAGGCGTTTTCCCTGCTTGATGCAATCTTCTCTGCCTCTTCAATGGCCCCCTTCATGCCTTTCGCCGCCGGGGTCAGCACAAGTTCTGCACCCAGGGCCGCAAGGAGTTTGCGTCGTTCCATGCTCATGCTTTCGGGCATGGTGAGAATGATATGGTAACCCTTTACCGCAGCAACTCCAGCAAGTCCGACACCGGTGTTGCCGCTGGTAGGTTCGACGATGATCCCTCCCGGCCTCAGGCTGCCGTCGGCTTCTGCCTGCTCTATCATGGCAAGGGCGATCCGCTCCTTCACACAGCCGAGGGGATTTGCCGACTCAAGTTTGACAGCGATCCGCGTGCCCTGGGCCGCTGCCTGTGGAGAGAGGAGTACATCCGCATATA includes these proteins:
- the cysK gene encoding cysteine synthase A, translating into MKIAKNMTELIGNTPLIYADVLLSPQAAAQGTRIAVKLESANPLGCVKERIALAMIEQAEADGSLRPGGIIVEPTSGNTGVGLAGVAAVKGYHIILTMPESMSMERRKLLAALGAELVLTPAAKGMKGAIEEAEKIASSRENAFIPGQFDNPANPEAHRRTTAQEIWRDTDGKVDLFVAGVGTGGTVTGTGSALKAKNPKISVVAVEPEGSPVLSGGSAGPHKIQGIGAGFVPSVVDMSVIDRIITISDEEAGKSARLLAKKAGLLVGISSGAAAAAAARLADEKEHAGKLIVALLPDTGERYLSTWLFEEA
- a CDS encoding (2Fe-2S)-binding protein, which codes for MSSSDERIITINGVVRSVAEADLDLSLLEYLRERLDLTGVKNGCGVGACGACTVVIDGQGKRSCRTKLSSVLGKNVITVEGLEGPDGSLHPIQQSFIDCGAIQCGFCTPGMVMSAYALLLREKRPSRDRIRKAMSGNLCRCTGYQQIIDAVEMAAKRMYPGGL